The following are from one region of the Achromobacter xylosoxidans genome:
- a CDS encoding SDR family NAD(P)-dependent oxidoreductase translates to MNATPLPLAGRHALVTGGARGIGLACARALLQRGARVTLLGRDGAALDAAADSLASLGQVQAVSADIANEASVRAAFAQAEAEFGPVLVLVNNAGQAVSQRFDRTDAALWQSMLDVNLTGTFHCIQAALPGMLQEKWGRVINVASTAGLIGYGYVSAYCAAKHGVIGLTRSLALETAQKGVTVNAVCPGYTETDIVRGAVSNIVDKTGMTPDAARAKLAERNPQGRLVQPEEVAETVAWLALPASASVNGQAIAVDGGEVMTG, encoded by the coding sequence ATGAACGCAACTCCGCTCCCGCTGGCCGGACGCCACGCCCTGGTGACGGGCGGCGCCCGCGGCATCGGGCTGGCCTGCGCCCGGGCGCTCTTGCAGCGCGGCGCGCGCGTCACGCTGCTGGGCCGCGACGGCGCCGCGCTGGACGCCGCGGCCGACAGCCTGGCCAGCCTGGGCCAGGTGCAGGCCGTCAGCGCCGACATCGCCAACGAAGCCTCGGTGCGGGCGGCCTTCGCCCAGGCCGAGGCCGAGTTCGGTCCGGTACTGGTGCTGGTGAACAACGCCGGCCAGGCTGTCAGCCAGCGCTTTGACCGCACCGACGCGGCGCTGTGGCAGTCGATGCTGGACGTCAATCTGACCGGGACCTTCCACTGCATCCAGGCGGCCTTGCCCGGCATGCTGCAGGAAAAATGGGGCCGCGTAATCAACGTGGCCAGCACGGCCGGCCTGATCGGCTACGGCTATGTCAGCGCCTATTGCGCGGCCAAGCACGGCGTGATCGGCCTGACCCGTTCGCTGGCGCTGGAAACGGCGCAGAAGGGCGTCACGGTCAACGCCGTATGCCCCGGCTACACGGAAACCGACATCGTGCGCGGCGCGGTGTCGAACATCGTCGACAAGACCGGCATGACGCCGGACGCCGCGCGCGCCAAGCTGGCCGAGCGCAACCCCCAGGGCCGCCTGGTGCAGCCCGAGGAAGTGGCCGAGACGGTCGCCTGGCTGGCCTTGCCGGCTTCGGCCTCGGTCAACGGCCAGGCCATCGCCGTAGACGGCGGCGAAGTGATGACCGGCTGA
- a CDS encoding bifunctional salicylyl-CoA 5-hydroxylase/oxidoreductase, which translates to MKIVCIGGGPAGLYFGLLMKLQDPANEVTVIERNRPYDTFGWGVVFSDATMQNLREADPVSAQTIGDAFNHWDDIDINFKGRSIRSGGHGFIGIGRKKLLNILQARCEDVGVKLVFEQFIQDDQAIAREYDADLVIASDGINSQVRTRYADTFHPDIDQRRCRFVWLGTKKVFDAFTFAFVQTEHGWFQAHAYRYEDGMSTFIVETPEETWQAAGIEQMSQEEGIAYCEKLFAPWLDGNPLISNATHLRGSAIWIRFPRVICNTWVHWNKLDTARGERRVPVVLMGDAAHTAHFSIGSGTKLALEDAIELARCLSGAEGSVEAGLKHYEEVRSVEVLKIQNAARNSTEWFENVERYADLEPEQFAYSLLTRSQRISHENLRLRDPAWLEGFERWIAERAGAAAAPGQRPAIPMLTPYQARGVRLKNRILVSPMAMYSCTDGVPGDFHLVHLGARAMGGAGLVMVEMTCVSPDGRITPGCPGLWNDEQRDAFARIVGFVHGNSDARIGLQLGHAGRKGSTQLGWQKIDHPLAEGNWPLLSASALPYIEGVSQTPRAMTRADMDDVRDNFVAAARRAEQAGFDWLELHCAHGYLLSSFISPLTNHRTDEYGGSLENRLRFPLEVFHAVRAVWPENKPMSVRISASDWVEGGITADDAVEIARHFKAAGADMIDCSSGQVSKEEKPVYGRMFQTPFADRVRNEAGIPTIAVGAIFEADHANGIIASGRADLCALARPHLADASWTLREAARVGYRDVSWPSQYFAGKRQLETNFERAAAMAQLDIK; encoded by the coding sequence ATGAAAATAGTCTGCATCGGCGGGGGCCCCGCCGGCCTGTATTTCGGTCTGCTCATGAAGCTGCAAGACCCCGCCAACGAAGTCACCGTGATCGAGCGCAACCGCCCTTACGACACCTTCGGCTGGGGCGTGGTGTTCTCCGACGCCACCATGCAGAACCTGCGTGAAGCCGACCCCGTTTCCGCCCAGACCATCGGCGACGCCTTCAACCACTGGGACGACATCGACATCAACTTCAAGGGCCGCAGCATTCGCAGCGGCGGCCACGGCTTCATCGGCATCGGCCGCAAGAAGCTGCTGAACATCCTGCAGGCGCGCTGCGAGGACGTGGGCGTGAAACTGGTGTTCGAACAGTTCATCCAGGACGACCAGGCCATCGCCCGCGAATACGACGCCGACCTGGTCATCGCCTCGGACGGCATCAACAGCCAAGTCCGGACCCGCTACGCCGACACTTTCCATCCGGACATCGACCAGCGCCGCTGCCGCTTCGTGTGGCTGGGCACCAAGAAGGTGTTCGACGCCTTCACCTTCGCCTTCGTCCAGACCGAGCACGGCTGGTTCCAGGCGCACGCCTACCGCTACGAAGACGGCATGTCCACCTTCATCGTGGAAACGCCCGAGGAAACCTGGCAGGCCGCCGGTATCGAGCAGATGAGCCAGGAAGAGGGCATCGCCTACTGCGAAAAGCTGTTCGCGCCCTGGCTGGACGGCAATCCGCTGATCAGCAACGCCACGCACCTGCGCGGCTCGGCCATCTGGATCCGCTTCCCGCGCGTCATCTGCAATACCTGGGTGCACTGGAACAAGCTGGATACCGCCCGCGGCGAGCGCCGCGTGCCCGTGGTGCTGATGGGCGACGCCGCCCACACCGCCCACTTCTCGATCGGCTCCGGCACCAAGCTGGCCTTGGAAGACGCGATCGAGCTGGCGCGCTGCCTGAGCGGCGCCGAAGGCAGCGTCGAAGCCGGTCTGAAGCACTACGAGGAAGTGCGCAGCGTCGAAGTGCTGAAGATCCAGAACGCCGCCCGCAACTCCACCGAATGGTTCGAGAACGTCGAGCGCTATGCCGACCTGGAGCCTGAACAGTTCGCCTATTCGCTGTTGACCCGTTCGCAGCGGATCTCGCACGAAAACCTGCGCCTGCGCGACCCGGCCTGGCTGGAAGGCTTCGAGCGCTGGATCGCGGAACGCGCCGGCGCTGCCGCCGCGCCTGGCCAGCGGCCCGCGATCCCCATGCTGACGCCCTATCAGGCGCGCGGCGTGCGGCTGAAGAACCGCATTCTGGTGTCGCCGATGGCCATGTATTCCTGCACCGATGGCGTGCCGGGCGACTTCCACCTGGTGCACCTGGGCGCGCGCGCCATGGGCGGCGCGGGCCTCGTCATGGTCGAGATGACCTGCGTGTCGCCGGACGGCCGCATCACCCCGGGCTGCCCGGGCCTCTGGAATGACGAGCAGCGCGACGCGTTTGCCCGCATTGTCGGCTTCGTGCATGGCAACAGCGATGCCCGCATCGGCCTGCAGCTGGGCCACGCCGGTCGCAAGGGTTCCACGCAGCTGGGCTGGCAGAAGATCGATCATCCGCTGGCCGAAGGCAACTGGCCGCTCTTGTCGGCGTCGGCCCTGCCTTACATCGAAGGCGTGTCGCAGACGCCGCGCGCCATGACGCGCGCCGACATGGACGACGTGCGCGACAACTTCGTGGCCGCCGCCCGCCGCGCCGAGCAGGCCGGTTTCGACTGGCTGGAGCTGCACTGCGCGCACGGCTACCTGCTGTCCAGCTTCATTTCGCCGCTCACGAACCATCGCACCGACGAATACGGCGGCAGCCTGGAGAACCGCCTGCGCTTCCCGCTGGAGGTGTTCCATGCCGTGCGCGCGGTATGGCCCGAGAACAAGCCCATGTCGGTGCGGATTTCCGCCAGCGACTGGGTCGAAGGCGGCATCACGGCCGATGACGCGGTGGAGATCGCGCGCCACTTCAAGGCTGCCGGCGCCGACATGATCGATTGCTCGTCCGGCCAGGTCAGCAAGGAAGAAAAGCCGGTCTACGGCCGCATGTTCCAGACTCCGTTCGCGGACCGCGTGCGCAACGAGGCCGGCATCCCGACCATCGCGGTGGGCGCCATCTTCGAGGCCGACCACGCCAACGGCATCATCGCCTCGGGCCGCGCCGACCTTTGCGCGCTGGCGCGTCCCCATTTGGCTGACGCCTCCTGGACGCTACGCGAAGCCGCGCGAGTGGGCTACCGTGATGTTTCGTGGCCGAGCCAGTACTTCGCCGGCAAGCGCCAACTGGAAACCAACTTCGAACGCGCCGCCGCGATGGCGCAACTGGATATCAAATGA